The DNA region TCGACTGTAAGTTTCTTTACTCTCTCAGTAAATATAACATCAACAGTTTTATCTTTTAATTCTTTATAATTTAAAAACGCTTTAAATAAGAGATCCTTTTCAGAGATAATCCCCTCAATTGAAGAGCTCTCTCCAAAAACAAGTGATCCCCAATTATTATTCGCCAAAATATCCAAACACCCTTGCACAGTACTTGAAGTGGGAAGGAGCTTCACTTCATGAAGCCCCATATCACCTAATTTTGTTTCGAATAATTCTTTAACGTCTCTATCGTCATTCATTTATTTTTCAACGATAGCCGTCACACCCATTCCACCTGCTGTACAGATAGAAATAAGTCCACGACCAGATCCTTTCTCGTTTATGATTTTAGCAAGAGCGCCAAGGATACGAGATCCAGTTGCAGCAAATGGGTGTCCAATGGCAAGCGATCCACCTTTTACATTCAGCTTTTCTCTATCAATACTTCCAAGAGCACTATCTAGACCTAATTTAGTTTTACAAAACTCTTCACTCTCCCAGGCCTTCAACGTACAAAGAACTTGAGCAGCAAAAGCTTCATGAATTTCATAGAAATCAAAATCCTGTAATGTAATTCCGGCTTGCTTTAATAGCTTTGGAACAGCGTAAGCTGGTGCCATGAGAAGACCCTCTTCACCCATATAATTAACGGCAGCCGATTGCATAAATGTTAAATAAGCTAAAACCTCAAGTCCGTTCTCTTTTGCATAATCTTCGCTACAAAGAAAAACACAACTGGCGCCATCACTTAGTGGAGTTGAATTCCCGGCAGTAAGCGTTCCTTTTTCAGATTTATCGAATGCAGGTCTTAGTTTTGAAAGTTTTTCAACTGTAGTATCGCCTCTTAGAATATTATCTTTCTTAACCCCGCTGTACTCAAAAATGAGATCATCATAAAAGCCTTCTTCATAGGCTTTCGAAGCTTTTTGATGAGATTCATACGCAAGTTGATCTTGTTCCTCTCTAGAAATATTCCAAGTCTTCGCCATATCTTCACAAGATTGTCCCATCGACTTACCTGTTCTTGGTTCTTTAACCGCTGGAAACTTTGGCATGAGTTCTTTAAAAGAAAAACCTTTCAGGGCCTTTAACTTATCCCCTGTCGTTCTCGAGTAATTCATCTTCGCCATACGATCAGAGAATTTTTTAGAGAATTCTACAGGAATATCACTATTTGTATCAACACCGCCAGCGATTCCACAATCAATTTGTCCAAGTGCAATTTTATTAGCAATATTAATCGCTGATTCAAGAGATGTTCCACAGGCCTTTTGAATATCTGTTGCAGGTGTTGCTAGAGAAAGCCCACTTTCTACAACACACTCTCTTGCTAGAGAGAAATCAGCAGCATGTTTTGAAACGGCACCCAGATAAACTTCCCCAACTTCTTTGCCTTGTAGATTCATTTTTTCAACAAGCGCTTTTAAAGAAGCACTCATTAATTCTAAATTTGATTTTTTTAGATAATTTGATCCAGAACGACAAAAAGGAATTCTCGCTGAATCGATTATACAGACCCTTTTACTCATGTATTTCTCCGATTTAAGTTTAACTCCCTATTATTGTAAACGCTTTCCAATTTTCTTTGAAGTAATTCATGACAAATATCAAATTTTAAGTTGAAATAAATAAGAGGCATTACACTTTGGTGGAAATAAAATCACACCGAAACGTATGTACTTAAAACAATTTCAGCGGAGGAATATATGAAGTACACAATCTCTTTTAGAAATCTAGAACACACTCCTTCTCTTGATGAGATGATTAAGCAAAAATCAGAAAAGCTTAAAAAGTTTCTCACAGCAAGTGCTGAACTTGAGTGGGTATGCTGGGTTGAAGACAATGATCAAGTTGCTGAATTGAAAGTTCACGATAAAAAAGACAACTTTATTGCCAAAGCAAAGTCAGAAGATCTCTATAAGACAATGGATCTTGTGATCAATAAAATGTCTAACCAAATCTCTCACAAACACTAAATGAAAAGGCCCTCAATAGAGGGCCTTTTTTAAAAAAGAAATTCTTCTATCTTGCGGGCAAATTCTTCACTAGACTCTTTGTGAAAGCGAAAGAAAAGCTCAGGTTCAAAGGCCTCAAGCTCCATGAGATACAGGTCATCATTAAAAATAACGACATCAACTCGAACATATAAAAATGAACGATTCGTCAGTTTGAGCATTTTATTTACTTTTGAAATTTCTTCATCTGTAGGATTATAAGCCTTAACACTTCCCCCATGCTCATCTTGAATTCGAAACTCACCCTCTTTTGCTGTTTTTTGGACAGCATGAGAAAATTCATTATCAAAATAAATAAATGAAAACTCTCCCTCACTCTTTATTGATTCAACAAATGGCTGAATCATAACGGCTTGGTTATAAAGTACTTCTAACTTAGAAAGATCTGATGATCCTTTAATTAAAAAAGTATCTCTTCCACTGGCACCAACTATCGGTTTTACGACGAAAGGAAACTCAATGGCATCCAGATTTTTCAATGAAAATGAGTCAACATAAGTTGTCGGAACAACCTTTATTCCACTCTTTTGCAACTCTTCTAAGTAACGCTTATTCAAGTTCCAACGAATGAGATCAACGGGGTTATAAACTTTGCATTTTTTAGATTCAATGAGATTTAAAAGTGATAAAAAATCTTCTTTAAAAAGCGAATAATTCCAAGGCGTCCTTATGAGAATACGATCGCCCTCAATAGGTCTATAAGACTGCCAGTCCCGCGCCTGAATCTCAATTCCACGACGATTAAGAGATTCTTTCAAGTTCAAGTCGTCATAGTAGAGATCTTTTAAGCGAGATTCTGTGAGAATGATCAATTCTTTCATTTAAAGCTCTTTGCTAAAAAATCAGAAATAATCTTCTTCGTTAATTCTTTATTCTCTCTAAATGAACTATGTGAACATCCCTTGATTACTTTAAAAGTCGAGCCCTTCACTCTAGAAGCAAAGACTTTTGCTGACTCAGGGGTGGCCTCATCGTATTGACCTGAAAAGAAAAGTGTTGGCACTTTAATCTTTTTTAGAATGCTTTGACCGTTATACTTTTTCAAAGTTCCAGTTGGACAAAACTCACTTGGCCCCCACATATAGAGATAGAGCTTTTCATTGAACCGGGCCTTAGACTTCTTCTTCTTTTCATAGGCCTTAAGATCACGACAAACATGTCGCTTATAATAAGTATCAATTGCTTCTTTATATACTTTAGAGTCTGTAGCTCCAACTTTTTCACAACAATGAATAATTTCTTGCGTCTTCTTTGGTAGTTTCGAAATGAGGCGCTTAGCATCTTCGACCCAATGCTTAGAGCAAATGAGTGAAGAGTGAAACATGAGCCCCTTAACTCTTTTAGGGTTCCTCTTGTAATACTCTAAAATAAGAGTCCCACCCCATGAGCTTCCATAGAGAATAACTTCTTCAAACCCAAGATGATTTAAAAGCTCATCTAAGTTTTGACAAAAAGTCTCAATCGTCCATTTAGATTGATCAATATCGCTCGAGCGCCCTGAACCAATTTGGTCGTAAACGACAACCTGCCTATCTGTAGCTAGTTCGAGAAGTGGTTTAATTGATAAGTGAGTCCCACCCGGTCCACCATGGGCCCCGACAATAGGAGTTTCTCCCCTCTTACCCTTTTTTAAATAATAAGTTGTTCCAAGTTTTGTTTTTAATACTGCCATGGCCAAATTCTAGCCTTTAGCTACTGTAAAGACAATACTTTAGAGCTTACTTGACCTTCATATTAAAATATTATAATATATTAATATGAAGGTAAAAGATCTTGAAAAAGTACTTAAACAATCGCCCATCGTTGCAGAGTTATTTAAAACGCTCTCTCACCCTAAAAGATTGCAAATTTTATGCTTTCTTTCTATGCAAGAACATACTGTTGGGGAGCTAGAACAAATGACTCAATGTTCGCAGTCTCAAGTTTCTCAATTTCTAAAAAGTTTAGAATCAGAAGGTCTTGTCTCTAAAATCATTGATGGGAAATTTAGACGCTATCAATTAAAAGATCAAAAAATCAAAAAATTAATGAATGCTCTTTATGAGATTTACTGTCAGTAAAAAGCAATGGAGTTTACTATGACAATCAGTACTGAATTCACCCCCCTACTCTCCCTTGTTGGAGGAATGCTTATTGGTCTCTCAGCTACCGTCTTTCTAGCTTCTCTTGGAAAAATTGCAGGAATTAGCGGCATAGCAAGAAATGCGATTCTCTCAGATAAGGGAGATAGACTTTGGCGATGGCTCTTTCTTTTAGGATTAGTTTTTGGAGGATTTATCACTGTTATTGTGAAACCTGATCTCAGTGCTGCGACAATGGAATTTGACACGCTCAAGCTCGTCCTTGGCGCCATTCTCGTAGGAGCTGGTACAACGATTGGTTCTGGATGTACAAGTGGTCACGGCATATGCGGACTATCACGTCTCTCTGTTCGTTCACTCATTGCAACATTAACATTCATGTTCTTTGGCCTTCTCACTGTCTTTGTACTTGGTCAATAAGGAGATCAACATGCGAAATTTAATTGCTCTTGTTTCTGGATTACTTTTTTCTCTTGGCCTTGGATTATCGGGAATGATGAGCCCAAAAAAAGTATTAGGATTTTTAGATATCACAAGAAATTGGGACCCGAGTCTTGGTCTTGTTATGGGTGGGGCACTCCTTATAACATTTTTTAGCTTCCCACTTATATTAAAGAGAAAATCTCCTTTTTTTGATCAGAGTTTCTCTCTTCCTGCACTCAAGCAAATAACTCCAAGTCTTGTCATAGGCTCGGCCATGTTTGGTATTGGATGGGGGCTCATTGGTCTATGTCCAGGGCCGGCCATTGCCAATCTCCTAAGTGGAAACCTTCAAGCAGTACTATTTGTCGTGCTCATGGTCACTTCGATGGTAATAACAGATCTTTTAATGAAGAAAATGAAATCTTAACAGAAAATTAAACCGATACTATTTACTTCTTGCCTATAATCCTAGAGTTAAAACTTTAAACTTATAGGTAAGAAGTATGAAAGCATTCTTTCGTCTCATCATCATCTCAAAAGCTCTTCTAGGAGCGATGACATTTTTTATCATCCAACAAATTATCAATTCTTCTGGCGATTGTGATTACATTCTAGATAGTGGTAAGATTGACTCCTAGAGTAAACTTTGTCACCATATAAAAGTGAAAATTTTAACACTAGCATCACTATTTATATTTTTCTATTCAGCAGAAATTAAGGCCCAACAAAATGGGAAAAAATTTTTTGGCTTCTCTCTTGGAGCAGGGGCTGCTGTGAAAAGAAATATTCGCTTTGACAACACTTATGATCGCTCTGATAAACCGACAAATATAAATTACTTCCCTTTTGCTACAATAAAGATTGGCCCT from Halobacteriovorax sp. GB3 includes:
- a CDS encoding YeeE/YedE family protein: MTISTEFTPLLSLVGGMLIGLSATVFLASLGKIAGISGIARNAILSDKGDRLWRWLFLLGLVFGGFITVIVKPDLSAATMEFDTLKLVLGAILVGAGTTIGSGCTSGHGICGLSRLSVRSLIATLTFMFFGLLTVFVLGQ
- a CDS encoding ArsR/SmtB family transcription factor, whose product is MKVKDLEKVLKQSPIVAELFKTLSHPKRLQILCFLSMQEHTVGELEQMTQCSQSQVSQFLKSLESEGLVSKIIDGKFRRYQLKDQKIKKLMNALYEIYCQ
- a CDS encoding acetyl-CoA C-acetyltransferase — its product is MSKRVCIIDSARIPFCRSGSNYLKKSNLELMSASLKALVEKMNLQGKEVGEVYLGAVSKHAADFSLARECVVESGLSLATPATDIQKACGTSLESAINIANKIALGQIDCGIAGGVDTNSDIPVEFSKKFSDRMAKMNYSRTTGDKLKALKGFSFKELMPKFPAVKEPRTGKSMGQSCEDMAKTWNISREEQDQLAYESHQKASKAYEEGFYDDLIFEYSGVKKDNILRGDTTVEKLSKLRPAFDKSEKGTLTAGNSTPLSDGASCVFLCSEDYAKENGLEVLAYLTFMQSAAVNYMGEEGLLMAPAYAVPKLLKQAGITLQDFDFYEIHEAFAAQVLCTLKAWESEEFCKTKLGLDSALGSIDREKLNVKGGSLAIGHPFAATGSRILGALAKIINEKGSGRGLISICTAGGMGVTAIVEK
- the hpf gene encoding ribosome hibernation-promoting factor, HPF/YfiA family; translation: MKYTISFRNLEHTPSLDEMIKQKSEKLKKFLTASAELEWVCWVEDNDQVAELKVHDKKDNFIAKAKSEDLYKTMDLVINKMSNQISHKH
- a CDS encoding ATP-grasp domain-containing protein; translated protein: MKELIILTESRLKDLYYDDLNLKESLNRRGIEIQARDWQSYRPIEGDRILIRTPWNYSLFKEDFLSLLNLIESKKCKVYNPVDLIRWNLNKRYLEELQKSGIKVVPTTYVDSFSLKNLDAIEFPFVVKPIVGASGRDTFLIKGSSDLSKLEVLYNQAVMIQPFVESIKSEGEFSFIYFDNEFSHAVQKTAKEGEFRIQDEHGGSVKAYNPTDEEISKVNKMLKLTNRSFLYVRVDVVIFNDDLYLMELEAFEPELFFRFHKESSEEFARKIEEFLF
- a CDS encoding proline iminopeptidase-family hydrolase, with amino-acid sequence MAVLKTKLGTTYYLKKGKRGETPIVGAHGGPGGTHLSIKPLLELATDRQVVVYDQIGSGRSSDIDQSKWTIETFCQNLDELLNHLGFEEVILYGSSWGGTLILEYYKRNPKRVKGLMFHSSLICSKHWVEDAKRLISKLPKKTQEIIHCCEKVGATDSKVYKEAIDTYYKRHVCRDLKAYEKKKKSKARFNEKLYLYMWGPSEFCPTGTLKKYNGQSILKKIKVPTLFFSGQYDEATPESAKVFASRVKGSTFKVIKGCSHSSFRENKELTKKIISDFLAKSFK
- a CDS encoding DUF6691 family protein, with protein sequence MRNLIALVSGLLFSLGLGLSGMMSPKKVLGFLDITRNWDPSLGLVMGGALLITFFSFPLILKRKSPFFDQSFSLPALKQITPSLVIGSAMFGIGWGLIGLCPGPAIANLLSGNLQAVLFVVLMVTSMVITDLLMKKMKS